The DNA window CGTGCGATGCTCGGGTAATGGCTCGCTTCTGTCACCATCGACGCACACAGCGTGACTGAAGGCCTCGAAGCTCGCGCAGCTCCGAACGATCTCCATATGGAACGATTGGACACACGGACATGGGTCCACATCCCGCGGTCGCCGCGATACGCCTGGCGGTCCGCCGCGTACTTCACGACGTCCTCACCCCCACCACACCCGAATCCGTCCCCCCCGGCGGCCGTGAGCCGCTCGTCCTCGTCGCCTGCTCCGGCGGCGCGGACTCCATGGCCCTCGCCTCCGCCCTGGCCTTCGAGGCCCCCCGGCTCGGCATCCGGGCCGGCGGAGTCACCGTCGACCACGGCCTCCAGCACGGCTCCGACCTGCGCGCCGCCGAGGTGGCGAGCCGCCTCGCCGCCTTCGACCTCGACCCCGTCGAGGCCCTGACCGTCACGGTCGGCAGGGACGGCGGCCCCGAAGCCGCCGCCCGTGACGCGCGCTACGCCGCCCTCGACGCCGCCGCCGAGCGGCACGGCGCCGTGGCCGTCCTCCTCGGCCACACCCGCGACGACCAGGCCGAGACGGTGCTGCTCGGCCTCGCCCGCGGCTCCGGCACCCGCTCCCTCGCCGGCATGGCCGTCACCTCGGGCGTCGGCGGCCGCTACCGCCGTCCCTTCCTCGGCCTCGACCGGCAGACCGCGCGCAAGGCCTGCATGGTCCAGTCCCTGCCCGTCTGGGACGACCCGCACAACGCCGACCCGGCCTACACCCGCTCCCGGGTCCGCCACGAAGCCCTCCCCGTCCTGGAGAAGGCCCTCGGCAAGGGCGTGATCGAGGCCCTCGCCCGCACTGCCCAGCTCTCCCGGGACGACGCCGACGCCCTGGACGACTGGGCCGCCACCGTCGAGCCCTCCGTCCGGGACGACAGCGGCGCCCTGGAGACCGCCAAGCTCTACGCCCTGCCCCCCGCGGTCCGCCGCCGGGTGCTGCGCCGGGCGGTCATCTCGGCGGGTTCCCCGGCCGGATCGCTCTTCGCCCGGCACATCGAGGAAGTCGACCGGCTGATCACCGGATGGCGCGGCCAGGGAGCCATCAATCTGCCCGGGCGGGTCGCGGTCCGCAGGCAGGGTGGCAGACTGGTCCTCCGGCAGGGCTGATTCGAACGGGCACGAACGTCACGAACGGGCCTCAGCTCGCCGCGGAAATGCCGGACGATCCGTAGACAAGCGAGAGTGGCGCGGGTGGACGACAAGGACATGGGCACCGACCTCAAGTCGGTGCTCATCACCAAGGAAGAGATCGACGCGAAGCTGGCGGAGCTGGCTGCGAAGATCGACGCGGAGTACGCGGGCAAGGACCTCCTGATCGTCGGTGTCCTCAAGGGCGCCGTCATGGTGATGGCGGACCTGGCGCGTGCGCTCTCCAACCCCGTGACGATGGACTGGATGGCCGTGTCCTCGTACGGCGCGGGCACCCAGTCCTCCGGCGTGGTCCGCATCCTCAAGGACCTCGACACCGACATCAAGGGCAAGGACGTCCTGATCGTCGAGGACATCATCGACTCGGGCCTGACCCTGTCGTGGCTGCTGTCGAAC is part of the Streptomyces roseifaciens genome and encodes:
- the hpt gene encoding hypoxanthine phosphoribosyltransferase, which codes for MGTDLKSVLITKEEIDAKLAELAAKIDAEYAGKDLLIVGVLKGAVMVMADLARALSNPVTMDWMAVSSYGAGTQSSGVVRILKDLDTDIKGKDVLIVEDIIDSGLTLSWLLSNLGSREPASLNVVTLLRKPEAAKVAIDVKWVGFDIPNEFVVGYGLDFAEKYRNLPFVGTLAPHVYGG
- the tilS gene encoding tRNA lysidine(34) synthetase TilS, with the translated sequence MGPHPAVAAIRLAVRRVLHDVLTPTTPESVPPGGREPLVLVACSGGADSMALASALAFEAPRLGIRAGGVTVDHGLQHGSDLRAAEVASRLAAFDLDPVEALTVTVGRDGGPEAAARDARYAALDAAAERHGAVAVLLGHTRDDQAETVLLGLARGSGTRSLAGMAVTSGVGGRYRRPFLGLDRQTARKACMVQSLPVWDDPHNADPAYTRSRVRHEALPVLEKALGKGVIEALARTAQLSRDDADALDDWAATVEPSVRDDSGALETAKLYALPPAVRRRVLRRAVISAGSPAGSLFARHIEEVDRLITGWRGQGAINLPGRVAVRRQGGRLVLRQG